The following proteins are co-located in the Nocardia bhagyanarayanae genome:
- a CDS encoding TetR/AcrR family transcriptional regulator, producing the protein MTVSELGAPGRKYRGAGPEQRQQQRRARLVDAAIEEFGTRGYRNTTIDAVCARAGVGKRYFYESFDGSEGLLLAAYTVATDRLRGYIVDGAVMSPGTVSAAVHGSLTGFFRGIAEDPRIARIAFFEILGISPAVDADYRRVTGSFVDTFLELATPMVDIDSVPRPLLRTIATGLVGAVLTIAQQWVLEDYRQPLDSVVDSAHTVLTSVLEGLGR; encoded by the coding sequence GTGACCGTTTCCGAGCTCGGCGCCCCCGGCCGCAAATACCGGGGCGCCGGGCCCGAACAACGTCAACAGCAGCGTCGCGCCAGGCTCGTCGACGCCGCGATCGAGGAATTCGGCACCCGGGGCTATCGCAACACCACCATCGACGCCGTCTGCGCGCGGGCGGGCGTCGGGAAACGCTACTTCTACGAATCGTTCGACGGCAGTGAGGGTTTGCTGCTCGCCGCGTACACCGTGGCCACCGATCGGTTGCGCGGGTACATCGTCGACGGAGCCGTGATGTCTCCGGGCACCGTCAGCGCCGCCGTGCACGGCTCGTTGACCGGCTTCTTCCGCGGCATCGCCGAAGACCCGAGAATCGCTCGGATCGCGTTCTTCGAAATACTCGGCATCAGCCCCGCCGTGGACGCGGACTATCGCAGGGTCACAGGGTCTTTCGTGGACACCTTCCTGGAGCTGGCCACCCCGATGGTCGACATCGATTCCGTGCCGCGACCGCTGTTGCGCACCATCGCCACCGGACTGGTCGGCGCCGTGCTCACCATCGCTCAGCAGTGGGTGCTGGAGGACTACCGCCAACCGCTCGACAGCGTCGTCGACAGCGCCCACACGGTACTGACCTCGGTGCTGGAGGGGCTGGGCCGGTAA
- a CDS encoding wax ester/triacylglycerol synthase family O-acyltransferase has translation MAIKRLSATDATWLSLESPEMPMHVAFLMEFHCPDGDAEGFVRRWRARYAAPFTVPPPWNLAPVRGRLAESLALVREIEEIDPVDHIRQWSLPAGAGRDELVELVTRIHREQLDLGKPPWELHFVTGQSADRFAAVLKTHHSLLDGVSLVRVITGGLSADAGARDLPPFFTIGPETGDPARVSRIRSLFTAVRGFLAVLAGVAAAARDALRRKAGRATAQQTYRQPPSVLDGPITGARDLSLRRYRLSEIKRLARAADCTVNDLVLYLVATALRNYLTDHAELPERPLTAGVPTDLRDGDQRVGTRAGLMFTALATDIEDPVRRLAAVKDAIDAAKRHMGAMSPGAVIGYGLATTFPWVFALLLGIRSAPSSHPMGISNIPGPRETLFWDGARLDAMYPISLLMHGNSLNFTCFGYRDELFLGVLGAADKLPPIEHLTAAVDAALAELDGLLAPATAVGQS, from the coding sequence ATGGCGATCAAGCGATTGTCGGCCACCGATGCGACCTGGTTGTCGCTGGAGTCGCCGGAAATGCCGATGCACGTGGCGTTCCTGATGGAATTCCACTGTCCCGACGGCGATGCCGAGGGATTCGTGCGCCGCTGGCGGGCACGGTACGCGGCCCCGTTCACCGTACCGCCGCCGTGGAACCTGGCGCCGGTGCGCGGTCGCCTCGCCGAATCCCTCGCGCTGGTACGGGAAATCGAGGAAATCGACCCGGTCGACCACATCAGGCAGTGGTCGCTGCCCGCGGGCGCGGGCCGCGACGAGCTGGTCGAGCTAGTGACGCGCATACACCGCGAGCAGCTGGACCTGGGCAAGCCGCCCTGGGAACTGCATTTCGTGACGGGACAGTCCGCGGATCGCTTCGCGGCGGTGTTGAAGACGCATCACAGTCTGCTGGACGGCGTTTCGCTGGTGCGCGTCATCACCGGGGGCTTGTCCGCGGACGCCGGGGCGCGCGACCTGCCACCCTTCTTCACCATCGGACCCGAGACCGGCGATCCGGCGCGCGTGAGCCGGATCCGTTCGCTGTTCACGGCGGTGCGCGGATTCCTCGCGGTACTGGCCGGGGTCGCCGCTGCGGCGCGGGATGCACTGCGGCGCAAGGCGGGGCGGGCGACCGCGCAGCAGACCTACCGGCAACCGCCCTCCGTCCTCGACGGTCCGATCACCGGCGCGCGCGACCTCTCGCTGCGCCGCTACCGGCTGAGCGAGATCAAACGGCTGGCGCGCGCCGCGGACTGCACCGTCAACGATCTGGTGCTGTATCTGGTCGCCACGGCGCTGCGTAACTACCTCACCGACCACGCCGAACTGCCCGAGCGCCCGCTCACCGCCGGTGTGCCGACCGATTTGCGCGACGGTGACCAGCGGGTCGGCACCCGCGCGGGACTGATGTTCACGGCGCTGGCGACCGACATCGAGGATCCGGTGCGCCGCCTCGCCGCCGTCAAGGACGCGATCGACGCCGCCAAGCGGCACATGGGCGCGATGTCGCCCGGCGCGGTCATCGGATACGGCCTGGCGACCACCTTCCCGTGGGTCTTCGCGCTGCTGCTCGGTATCCGCTCGGCCCCGTCCTCGCATCCGATGGGCATCTCCAATATCCCCGGCCCACGGGAGACGCTGTTCTGGGACGGTGCTCGGCTCGACGCGATGTATCCGATATCGCTTCTGATGCACGGCAATTCGCTGAACTTCACCTGCTTCGGTTACCGAGACGAGCTGTTCCTCGGTGTGCTCGGCGCGGCCGACAAGCTGCCGCCGATCGAGCACCTGACCGCCGCCGTGGACGCGGCCCTCGCCGAACTGGACGGGCTACTCGCGCCCGCGACCGCGGTCGGGCAGTCCTGA
- a CDS encoding MMPL family transporter yields MTSAAASSAHNGPLSRWTRRLTSHPRAVIAVWLVVLALCGAGYPVLESRVQAPDLTVDGAESVEVQRLIAEHFPGLRAEQALLVFDSDTASVDTAEYRAQIERTRHAVASIGGVTLLAAPDSARQLISADNRTALAVVAIDGDQSHRVAVSADVQNALSALPGRDVIRVDLTGYTAIQNDVIIAEQADARRAESLGMPVAFVLLVVSLGAVAAALLPILMAVAGLLTCTGVLLLADTVTSVDPLMLSIATMIGLGVGIDYALFVVSRFREELSARGVTSRSDTDAIRVAVTTTMATTGGMVLASGSVVIVSLAALLVVPAGVFRGIVLGVGVAVATAMLAAVTLLPAVLTVLGPAVNRWRVRGRGVDSDDSAAARRWTRRVMRRPVLFGLAAASLLVVAVLPLTGLRTGFDLGIASLTDYPSGIAARTVAEKFPSGMLSPMEFVVTGSDGGTLSPDAARAVQGFAAELRADPRVAAVLTQSSDGRLHSTVVTRTLIDSAAGSDLVAELDARARSFAASTPGVRVSSGGAPAGLLEISDAIRDAYLLVVVITVLCALALLLVVFRSVAVPVKAVAVNLLATAAALGITVAVFQWGWGEILFDFTSPGFVQVVMPLIVFVILFGLSMDYEVFVIRRIRENWDSAVARGATDPAAANRDAVADGIGATAKPVAVAAAIMVVVFASFLTASTLELKQLGFALAVAVLLDVVVVRMVLVPATLRLLGRWNWWLPALRRRKRTSQRKRMSQRKRMSSLR; encoded by the coding sequence ATGACTTCGGCCGCAGCATCTTCGGCGCACAACGGTCCGTTGTCGCGCTGGACGCGGCGGCTGACGAGCCATCCGCGCGCGGTGATCGCGGTGTGGTTGGTCGTTCTCGCGTTGTGCGGTGCGGGCTACCCGGTGCTCGAATCGCGAGTGCAGGCACCGGATCTCACCGTGGACGGCGCCGAATCGGTCGAGGTGCAGCGCCTGATCGCCGAGCACTTTCCGGGTCTGCGGGCCGAACAGGCGCTGCTGGTCTTCGATTCCGACACCGCGAGCGTCGACACCGCCGAATATCGCGCCCAGATCGAGCGGACACGGCACGCCGTCGCATCGATCGGCGGCGTGACGCTGCTCGCCGCTCCCGACAGTGCCCGGCAACTGATCTCGGCCGACAACCGCACCGCCCTGGCCGTCGTCGCCATCGACGGCGACCAGTCCCACCGCGTCGCCGTCTCCGCCGACGTGCAGAACGCGCTGTCCGCGCTGCCCGGTCGTGACGTGATCCGTGTCGACCTCACCGGCTACACCGCGATCCAGAACGACGTGATCATCGCCGAACAAGCCGATGCGCGCCGCGCCGAATCACTCGGCATGCCGGTGGCTTTCGTGCTCCTGGTCGTCTCGCTCGGTGCGGTGGCCGCGGCGTTGCTGCCGATCCTCATGGCCGTCGCCGGGCTGCTGACGTGTACCGGCGTGCTGTTGCTCGCCGATACCGTGACGTCCGTCGACCCGCTGATGCTGTCCATCGCCACCATGATCGGTCTCGGCGTCGGCATCGACTACGCCCTGTTCGTGGTGAGCAGGTTTCGCGAGGAGCTGTCGGCGCGCGGGGTCACCTCCCGGTCCGACACCGACGCGATCCGCGTCGCCGTGACCACGACCATGGCCACCACGGGCGGCATGGTCCTGGCGTCCGGCTCGGTCGTGATCGTGTCGCTGGCTGCGCTGCTGGTGGTGCCCGCCGGGGTCTTTCGCGGCATAGTGCTCGGTGTCGGCGTGGCGGTGGCGACGGCCATGCTCGCCGCCGTGACCCTGCTGCCCGCGGTGCTCACCGTGCTGGGCCCCGCCGTGAACCGCTGGCGCGTGCGCGGCCGTGGCGTCGACTCCGACGACAGCGCCGCCGCCCGCCGGTGGACGCGTCGCGTGATGCGCAGGCCGGTCCTCTTCGGCCTGGCCGCCGCGAGCCTGCTCGTCGTGGCAGTGCTGCCGCTGACCGGCCTGCGCACCGGCTTCGACCTGGGCATCGCGTCGCTGACCGACTACCCCTCCGGGATCGCGGCCCGCACGGTCGCGGAGAAATTCCCGTCCGGCATGCTTTCGCCGATGGAGTTCGTCGTCACCGGCTCCGACGGCGGGACGCTGAGTCCCGACGCGGCGAGGGCGGTGCAGGGCTTCGCCGCCGAGCTGCGCGCCGATCCGCGCGTCGCCGCTGTGCTGACGCAGAGTTCCGATGGCCGCCTCCATTCGACCGTCGTGACGCGCACACTGATCGACTCGGCCGCGGGCTCGGATCTGGTCGCCGAACTCGATGCGCGGGCGCGCTCTTTCGCCGCCTCGACGCCGGGTGTGCGGGTCAGCTCGGGCGGCGCGCCCGCCGGTCTGCTCGAGATCAGCGACGCGATCCGCGACGCCTACCTGTTGGTCGTCGTGATCACGGTGCTGTGCGCCCTCGCGTTGCTGCTGGTCGTCTTCCGCAGCGTCGCCGTGCCGGTCAAGGCGGTCGCGGTCAACCTGCTCGCCACGGCGGCCGCGCTCGGCATCACCGTCGCGGTGTTCCAATGGGGCTGGGGAGAAATCCTTTTCGACTTCACGAGTCCCGGTTTCGTCCAAGTCGTGATGCCGCTGATCGTGTTCGTGATCCTGTTCGGCCTCTCGATGGACTACGAGGTGTTCGTCATCCGCCGGATCAGGGAGAACTGGGATTCGGCCGTGGCGCGCGGCGCGACCGACCCGGCCGCGGCCAACCGCGACGCGGTCGCCGACGGGATCGGCGCCACCGCCAAACCGGTCGCCGTCGCCGCGGCGATCATGGTCGTGGTGTTCGCCAGCTTCCTCACCGCGAGCACCCTGGAACTGAAACAGCTCGGCTTCGCCTTGGCGGTCGCGGTTCTGCTCGACGTGGTCGTCGTGCGAATGGTACTGGTACCGGCCACCCTGCGGTTGCTCGGCCGCTGGAACTGGTGGTTGCCCGCCCTGCGCCGGCGCAAGCGGACGTCTCAGCGCAAGCGGATGTCTCAACGCAAGCGGATGTCGAGCCTGCGGTAG
- a CDS encoding ESX secretion-associated protein EspG, with protein MGEWSWETDDFAALWLGDAHDRIPSPLRHLSRFAFRDEFAAHREAVRRRYSADELDEIRAALHTLGASELRIEILGGSCKHRASTGREDLREYRIIGARAGHRAVTLSQYGTESEHGPIRLRAFDADQLPARLTQSIPGCAPGSEKPATFHPDELSPRRDGYLQDNARNTPRERYQRLLGRPADGGGSAVLLTGPLHAKTKPRNAVQWYDISGDGRYTELRGPHITVRPTTPADLTTQFAAWITRALDHLRADDI; from the coding sequence ATGGGTGAATGGTCGTGGGAGACAGATGATTTCGCGGCGCTGTGGTTGGGGGACGCGCATGATCGGATTCCGAGTCCGTTGCGCCATCTCAGCCGCTTCGCCTTTCGTGACGAGTTCGCCGCGCACCGTGAGGCGGTCCGGCGGCGGTATTCCGCCGACGAACTCGACGAGATCCGCGCCGCGCTGCATACGCTGGGCGCGTCCGAGCTCCGGATCGAAATCCTCGGTGGGAGTTGCAAACACCGCGCGAGCACCGGGCGCGAGGACCTGCGCGAGTACCGGATCATCGGCGCTCGCGCCGGGCATCGTGCCGTCACGTTGAGCCAGTACGGCACCGAGAGCGAGCACGGCCCGATCCGGCTGCGCGCCTTCGATGCGGACCAGCTGCCCGCCCGTCTGACTCAGTCGATCCCCGGTTGCGCGCCCGGTTCCGAGAAGCCCGCCACTTTCCACCCCGACGAATTGAGCCCCCGCCGCGACGGCTACCTCCAGGACAACGCCCGCAACACTCCGCGCGAACGCTACCAACGCCTTCTCGGCCGTCCCGCCGACGGCGGCGGCTCGGCCGTCCTGCTGACGGGACCTTTGCACGCAAAAACCAAGCCTCGCAATGCCGTGCAGTGGTACGACATCTCCGGCGACGGTCGCTACACCGAACTCCGCGGCCCCCACATCACCGTCCGCCCCACCACCCCCGCCGACCTGACCACCCAGTTCGCCGCCTGGATCACCCGCGCCCTCGACCACCTCCGCGCCGACGACATCTGA
- the asnB gene encoding asparagine synthase (glutamine-hydrolyzing) codes for MCAVCGIVDFEAPVDPGPLAAMCAVLRHRGPDDHASWHDRHAALGFQRLSIVDVRHGAQPTADESGSIRALLNGEIYNHKALRRSLAARGHRFRSDSDAEVVPHLYEEYGDGFVEHLDGDFGIAIWDALRRRLTLARDRVGVKPLFYHLRGTRLTFASEIKGIFASGACTPDIDPQGLSDCLFYGHTIAPGTFWRDVRDLEPGTVLTADRDGIRARRYFRVFEREDPDAPLLTGHAAIEAFDERFTAAVAKRVPDEVAAGIALSGGLDSSAIAAVAARRCDAPLTTLSVRLSGAIHDETEMSRLVARSLGVPNVEAETTGARVCELLPKSMWHFESPFWYGGVASPFLDLTALARDQGLKVAMSGDGSDELLAGYDFYRLMRLSSRLTDLRLDALRPLVWRQATKWIGAPSGIDRHLVEISSRSRSDAERYGQMPPWVYLWSALSGTARPAVLADLPEPSALPRPPEHSTLHRQMHFEFHTRLPHWVLPISDRLGMAHGLEVRVPFLDRDVLDVCAELHPRMLLRLGTEKYVLKRAMADLLPKRIVRRRKKPFMTPIAPWYLSGPGAQLAADHLSRAAARRYGLFDPAATERIWRTAVDRPGTWDGVTAEWAAMAILCTHLVVDQFSGDRFTADAITGAHA; via the coding sequence ATGTGCGCGGTCTGCGGCATCGTCGACTTCGAAGCGCCGGTCGACCCCGGCCCGCTCGCCGCGATGTGCGCGGTGCTGCGCCACCGCGGCCCCGACGACCACGCCAGCTGGCACGACCGGCACGCCGCGCTGGGGTTCCAGCGCCTGTCCATCGTGGACGTGCGGCACGGCGCGCAGCCGACCGCCGACGAGAGCGGTTCGATCCGTGCGCTGCTCAACGGCGAGATCTACAACCACAAGGCGTTGCGCCGCTCCCTCGCGGCGCGCGGGCACCGGTTCCGCAGCGACAGCGACGCCGAGGTCGTCCCGCACCTGTACGAGGAGTACGGTGACGGTTTCGTCGAACACCTGGACGGCGATTTCGGCATCGCGATCTGGGATGCCCTCCGGCGGCGCCTGACGCTGGCCCGCGACCGTGTCGGGGTCAAACCGCTGTTCTACCACCTGCGCGGCACCCGCCTGACCTTCGCGTCGGAGATCAAGGGCATCTTCGCCTCCGGCGCCTGTACGCCCGACATCGACCCGCAGGGTCTGAGCGACTGCCTGTTCTACGGCCACACGATCGCGCCGGGCACGTTCTGGCGTGACGTGCGCGATCTGGAACCGGGCACCGTCCTCACCGCGGACCGCGACGGCATCCGCGCCAGGCGCTATTTCCGCGTCTTCGAGCGCGAGGATCCCGACGCGCCGCTGCTCACCGGGCACGCGGCGATCGAGGCGTTCGACGAGCGATTCACCGCCGCGGTCGCCAAGCGGGTGCCCGACGAGGTGGCAGCGGGCATCGCGCTCAGCGGCGGACTCGACTCCTCCGCCATCGCCGCCGTCGCCGCCCGGCGTTGCGACGCACCGCTGACCACGCTCAGCGTGCGGCTGTCCGGCGCGATCCACGACGAGACGGAGATGTCGCGACTGGTCGCGCGGTCGCTGGGTGTCCCGAACGTGGAAGCGGAGACGACGGGCGCGCGCGTCTGCGAGCTGCTGCCGAAGAGCATGTGGCACTTCGAATCTCCGTTCTGGTATGGCGGCGTCGCCTCCCCCTTCCTCGACCTGACCGCGCTCGCCCGAGATCAAGGGTTGAAGGTGGCGATGAGTGGCGACGGCTCGGACGAATTGCTCGCCGGATACGACTTCTACCGGTTGATGCGGTTGAGTTCGCGGTTGACCGACCTGCGGCTGGACGCGCTGCGACCGCTGGTGTGGCGGCAGGCGACGAAATGGATCGGCGCGCCGAGCGGCATCGACCGCCACCTCGTCGAGATCTCGTCTCGCAGTAGGAGTGACGCCGAACGGTACGGACAGATGCCGCCGTGGGTCTACCTGTGGAGCGCGCTGTCCGGCACCGCGCGGCCCGCCGTGCTCGCCGACCTGCCCGAGCCGTCGGCGCTGCCGCGCCCGCCCGAGCACAGCACGCTGCACCGCCAAATGCATTTCGAGTTCCACACCCGCCTGCCGCACTGGGTGCTGCCCATCTCCGACCGGCTCGGCATGGCGCACGGTCTCGAGGTGCGGGTGCCGTTCCTCGACCGCGACGTCCTCGACGTCTGTGCCGAGCTTCACCCCCGCATGCTGCTGCGTCTGGGCACCGAGAAATACGTGCTCAAACGGGCGATGGCCGATCTGCTGCCCAAGCGGATCGTGCGGCGGCGCAAGAAGCCGTTCATGACGCCGATCGCCCCCTGGTACCTCAGCGGGCCGGGCGCGCAGCTGGCCGCCGACCACCTCTCCCGTGCCGCGGCGCGTCGCTACGGACTCTTCGATCCCGCAGCGACGGAACGGATCTGGCGCACGGCCGTGGACCGGCCCGGCACCTGGGACGGCGTCACGGCCGAATGGGCGGCGATGGCGATCCTGTGCACCCATCTCGTGGTCGACCAGTTCAGCGGCGACCGCTTCACCGCCGACGCGATCACCGGAGCACACGCATGA
- a CDS encoding CocE/NonD family hydrolase — protein MIRRRGPIAAAAAALSVFLVMAGGLVSAPSAESTPTRAGLDAQFIATHNAPPQYPNVFIEWDVPITMSDGTVLKANVYHPADATGQPIQEPTPTVVNLTPYTKLVANLADSALAIPGFGDPLMHVLRGLDFSAFGMSGLSDLMRALPGGAARTFGVDRRLIQSGYTQVVVDVRGTGFSQGVWQVFGHREQQDGAEVVDWAASQPWSNGRIGMSGISYSAVNQLHTAERRPAALQAIFPVVPGSDLIRDVAAPGGAMGIGFIPEWLLAVNASKLLPDVLSMLTGRFDWTWLADRLRDPFTFFNVVIAALATPSIDQIPPEMLAVLDDESDLRTAWVGHPERIRTPTFIYGGWHDIFAYSSPRVYNAIDVPDSEKKLVMGDTYHITTGAGLGLPGAPPSLDVLQRAWFDKWLKGIDNGIDGYDQVTSWQQGGGWSDSPSFPRPGMEYRRLYLNAAPSGTAPTAAGDGSLTAAPGGPARLTIAPGLATLCSRDAAHGTAGIISALDICAEDARISEVNALTFTTAPVNRPTQISGPLAVHLNTVLDATDGYWTVTLNDVAPDGRSTVWTTGQRTASLRAVDEAASTRSPNGDYTDPYPILTLASREPVVPGQPTVLDIGLFATDGVLQPGHRLRIDIFASNFPSSIPLRPLLNESGLRPQHLVLDPNEPSWVNIPVEGDPGW, from the coding sequence ATGATCAGACGTCGGGGTCCGATCGCTGCGGCGGCCGCAGCACTGTCCGTATTCCTCGTGATGGCAGGTGGGCTGGTGTCCGCGCCGTCGGCCGAGTCCACGCCCACGCGCGCCGGGCTCGACGCCCAGTTCATCGCCACCCACAATGCGCCACCCCAGTATCCGAACGTCTTCATCGAATGGGATGTGCCGATCACCATGAGTGACGGCACGGTGCTGAAGGCGAACGTCTACCACCCCGCCGACGCGACGGGTCAGCCGATCCAGGAACCGACGCCGACCGTCGTCAATCTGACGCCTTACACGAAACTCGTTGCGAATCTTGCTGATTCCGCGCTGGCGATACCCGGGTTCGGTGACCCGTTGATGCATGTGCTGCGCGGTCTCGATTTCTCCGCCTTCGGGATGAGCGGGCTCAGCGACCTGATGCGCGCACTGCCCGGCGGCGCCGCCCGGACCTTCGGCGTGGACCGCAGGCTCATCCAGAGCGGCTACACGCAGGTCGTCGTCGATGTGCGCGGAACCGGTTTCTCGCAAGGTGTTTGGCAGGTCTTCGGCCATCGCGAGCAGCAGGACGGCGCCGAGGTCGTGGACTGGGCGGCAAGCCAGCCGTGGTCCAACGGACGGATCGGCATGAGCGGAATCTCCTACTCCGCCGTCAACCAGCTGCACACCGCCGAGCGCAGACCGGCCGCGCTGCAAGCGATCTTCCCGGTCGTCCCGGGCAGCGACCTCATCCGCGACGTCGCGGCGCCCGGCGGCGCGATGGGCATCGGTTTCATTCCCGAATGGCTCCTCGCGGTCAATGCCTCGAAGTTGCTGCCCGACGTGCTCTCGATGCTGACCGGCCGGTTCGACTGGACCTGGCTCGCGGACCGCCTCCGTGACCCGTTCACCTTCTTCAACGTCGTCATCGCCGCACTGGCCACGCCGAGCATCGACCAGATCCCGCCGGAAATGCTCGCGGTGCTCGACGACGAGAGCGATCTGCGGACCGCGTGGGTCGGGCATCCGGAGCGGATTCGGACGCCGACCTTCATCTACGGCGGCTGGCACGACATCTTCGCCTACTCCTCGCCCCGGGTGTACAACGCCATCGACGTACCCGACAGCGAGAAGAAGCTGGTGATGGGCGATACCTACCACATCACCACCGGCGCCGGCCTGGGCCTGCCCGGCGCACCGCCGTCGCTGGACGTGCTGCAGCGCGCGTGGTTCGACAAGTGGCTCAAGGGAATCGACAACGGCATCGACGGCTACGACCAGGTGACGTCGTGGCAGCAGGGCGGCGGATGGAGCGACAGCCCGTCCTTCCCGCGTCCCGGCATGGAGTACCGGCGGCTGTATCTGAACGCGGCCCCCTCCGGCACCGCGCCGACCGCCGCGGGCGACGGCTCCCTGACCGCGGCGCCGGGCGGACCCGCCCGGCTGACGATCGCGCCGGGACTCGCCACCCTGTGCTCGCGCGACGCCGCGCACGGGACCGCGGGCATCATCTCGGCGCTCGACATCTGCGCCGAAGACGCGCGGATCAGCGAGGTGAACGCGCTGACCTTCACGACGGCGCCGGTGAACCGGCCGACTCAGATCTCCGGCCCGCTCGCCGTCCACCTGAACACCGTGCTCGACGCCACGGACGGCTACTGGACGGTGACCCTGAACGACGTCGCGCCGGACGGCCGTTCGACGGTGTGGACGACAGGACAGCGCACCGCCTCGTTGCGCGCGGTGGACGAGGCCGCCTCCACCCGCTCACCCAACGGCGACTACACCGATCCGTACCCGATCCTGACCCTGGCCAGTCGCGAACCCGTCGTCCCCGGTCAGCCGACCGTGCTCGACATCGGGCTGTTCGCCACGGACGGTGTGCTGCAGCCCGGCCATCGGCTGCGCATCGACATCTTCGCGAGCAACTTCCCCAGCAGCATCCCGCTGCGCCCGCTGCTGAACGAGAGTGGCCTGCGGCCACAGCATCTCGTGCTGGATCCCAACGAACCGAGCTGGGTCAACATCCCGGTCGAGGGCGATCCCGGCTGGTGA
- a CDS encoding cytochrome P450 — MTVTLPSAAEWHELALHAAAQPGLALLAPLGAATRPLRKVPKFGWVVSDPELARQVHRDSEHFSIATDGASGHWWSQMLGEFGAERFEGPEHQRLRAGLGDLFGKPASEQLVEDATGAQLERLRTDLVAGRTVDIAEFGRVFTARTMVDVAGLPRETHHDTPYLELFAAMERLADLGKGNWATTVVPPRNRLKGRELAALIGANVEHVYDSASSGTVIGRCRDLGLTLEQTRGFTVLLVVAGTVTLASTLGRLVALLHDTGDQHRLLADAGLIPEAIREGLRVTSSMPVVGRGVIGDVELGGRRLRHGDRVKVMTWYIDNSVGRFDLDLGYVARTRQLWFGGGKHFCLGAALTHAQLTRFLETLLAAGRPWEITRRRYRVNAFVPLYRRLDIRLR, encoded by the coding sequence ATGACCGTGACACTGCCGAGTGCCGCCGAATGGCACGAACTCGCCCTGCACGCCGCCGCCCAGCCGGGCCTGGCGCTGCTCGCGCCGCTCGGGGCCGCCACCCGACCGCTCCGCAAGGTACCGAAATTCGGCTGGGTGGTGTCGGATCCGGAACTCGCGCGCCAAGTCCACCGGGACAGTGAGCATTTCAGCATCGCGACGGACGGCGCGTCCGGACACTGGTGGTCGCAGATGCTCGGCGAATTCGGCGCCGAACGTTTCGAAGGCCCCGAGCACCAGCGGTTGCGCGCCGGCCTCGGCGATCTCTTCGGCAAGCCGGCTTCCGAGCAGCTCGTCGAGGACGCGACCGGCGCGCAGCTCGAGCGCCTGCGCACCGATCTGGTCGCGGGCCGGACGGTCGACATCGCCGAGTTCGGCCGGGTGTTCACGGCGCGCACGATGGTCGACGTGGCCGGTCTGCCGCGCGAAACTCACCACGACACACCTTATTTGGAGTTGTTCGCGGCCATGGAGCGCCTGGCCGACCTCGGCAAGGGCAATTGGGCGACCACCGTCGTTCCGCCGCGCAACCGGCTCAAGGGCCGCGAGCTGGCGGCGCTGATCGGCGCGAACGTCGAGCACGTTTACGACTCGGCCAGCTCGGGCACCGTCATCGGACGCTGCCGCGACCTCGGTCTGACACTCGAGCAGACCCGCGGATTCACCGTGTTGCTCGTGGTGGCGGGGACCGTCACGCTGGCCAGCACCCTCGGGCGGCTGGTCGCGCTCCTGCACGACACCGGCGACCAACACCGGCTGCTTGCCGACGCGGGTTTGATCCCCGAGGCGATCCGGGAGGGACTGCGGGTGACGAGCTCGATGCCGGTCGTCGGGCGCGGCGTGATCGGCGATGTCGAACTCGGCGGCAGGCGGTTGCGCCACGGTGACCGGGTCAAGGTGATGACTTGGTACATCGACAATTCCGTCGGCCGGTTCGACCTCGACCTGGGTTATGTCGCGCGGACGCGGCAGCTGTGGTTCGGCGGCGGCAAGCACTTCTGCCTGGGCGCCGCGCTCACCCACGCGCAGCTCACCCGTTTCCTGGAGACGCTGCTCGCTGCGGGCCGTCCCTGGGAGATCACCCGCCGCCGCTACCGCGTCAACGCGTTCGTCCCGCTCTACCGCAGGCTCGACATCCGCTTGCGTTGA